The Caldicellulosiruptor acetigenus DNA window TTTTAGTATAGTAGGAGTTGTGATAAAAAATGAATGAGAAGAATGAGTCACATTATTTTTTAATAGAGAACTACAAGCCTCTGCGCGAGATTGTGTTTGAAAAGCTCAGAGACATGATTGTAAACGGCGATTTAAAACCTGGTGAAAGGCTTATGGAGATAAAACTTGCAGAAATGCTTGGAGTTTCAAGAACTCCTATCAGAGAGGCGATAAGAAAACTTGAACTTGAAGGGCTTGTTGTGATGCTTCCCCGGAAAGGTGCTTATGTTGCAGATATTTCTAAAAAAGAGATAATGGATGTTTTGGAGATACGGGCTGCACTTGACAAGCTTGCGACAGGTCTTGCAGCCCAGCGAATGACAAAATCTGAAAAGGAGCAGCTCAAAAAGGTTCTCTCTTCATTTGAAAAGAATTTTAAGTCGGGAAATATTGAAGGAATGATAAATGACGATATAAAATTGCACGACTTGATATATTTGGGTGCAAAGAATGAGAAACTTCAGCACATAATAAATAACCTTCG harbors:
- a CDS encoding GntR family transcriptional regulator, with the translated sequence MNEKNESHYFLIENYKPLREIVFEKLRDMIVNGDLKPGERLMEIKLAEMLGVSRTPIREAIRKLELEGLVVMLPRKGAYVADISKKEIMDVLEIRAALDKLATGLAAQRMTKSEKEQLKKVLSSFEKNFKSGNIEGMINDDIKLHDLIYLGAKNEKLQHIINNLREQITRFRIIYLKEIYRKNENLLKEHNEIVEAIISGDVEKAQKIAEEHIKNQEIELINSLKF